The DNA segment TCAATGACAAACAATGGTTGATTTAATTGCCCCGATAGTGGAGACGTTAAACCTCTGATGTTTATTCTGATGGCTTCACCTGGACGTCCACTATTTTGAGAAACTTGCATACCCTCTGACAGTCCACCCAAAGCTTTGTCAAATCCAACAGTACCTGTTGCCATTTGCTCTATCTGAGCACTCTTTATTGATGATATAGCCCCTGTAACCTTGTCACGAGTTTGAGATCCGTAACCAATAATTACAACTTCTTGCATACTTGTTACCGCTTCCTTCATAACAATTTTCATATTGTCGGGAGACGTAATAGTATATTCTAAATCTTCGTAACCTATGTAAGAAACCAATAAAATTGGATTGCTACCAGAAACAGTCATTTTAAAATTTCCAAGAGCATCAGTCATTGTTGAATTTTGAGTGCCTTTTTCAAGAATACTTGCAGCAATCAATTTCTCATTCATTTCATTAAATACAGTTCCTGTAATGGTGGTAGTTTGCTGTTTAGCAACCACAGTTTTTTTAGGACTTGCAACTAAAGAAATCGTTTTACCTTGAATAACGTAATCGAAATCTGCGTTTGCAAAGGCTTTATTTAGCACCTCTTCCAACGGTTGATTCGTCACGTCAAGAGATACAGGTTTTGCATCTTTTGCTAAAGCGCTATCATAGAAAAACACATAATCTGTTTGCGTTTTCACAATATTCAAGAACTTTTTGAAAGCGATATTTTTGCCAGAATACGTAATCGTCTGAGACGATGCAGCAGCTGAAACTTGCAATGTTAACACAAGAAAGAAGATGGAGGCTAGCTTCATAATTTGCCAGGTTTTAGACGAAAGTCGATGATTTTTCGACTTAATTTTTAGTAATAATTTCATACATTCGTAATGGTTTTGGTTAATAATAGTACTCATACAACAGTCTAAAAATTAGAAATCAAAGTCAGTAAACCTAAAAGGTTTAGGCCGGCGATGCTCGAACATCAGTCGGCTTTTTTTTTGAAATCTTTTCTTTATTTTATAAAATAAGAAGGCAGTTTAATTCGAAATAAAAACGGTACGTCCTTCAAGTTTAAATTTTACTTTATTTAATTCTAATATTCTCAATACTTCTGAGAGTTTCAAGTTTCGCTGAATCTCTCCTTCAAAATTACGCTCTGGAACATCGCCTTTATAGACAACATCCACATCATACCAGCGACTTATATCACGCATAACTTCCTGAAGACTAGAATTTTCAAAATAGAATAAACCATTTTTCCAGCTCATCACTTGCGAGAGATTTACATTTTTTTCAAGGTTGATATCTCCAATAGTATTCACAACCGCTTGCTGACCAGGATATAATTTTTTGGATTTTATGTTTTGTGTAACGACCACACTTCCTTCAAGAAGAGTTGTTCTGATCACTTCTTCATCATTATATGAATTTACATTAAAGTGAGTTCCAAGAACCTCAACTTGCATTCCACCCACATCAACAATAAATGGACGACTTTTGTCAGGACTAACTTCAAAATATGCTTCCCCAGTGATGCTTACTTGTCTGCTTGCGCCAGAAAAAGCTGTAGGAAATTTAATAGAAGATGAAGCATTGAGCCAAACTTTTGTTCCGTCGGCCAGTTGCAAATTATATCGTTGTGCCTTTGGAGTAGACATTGTATTGTATACCGTTGCAGCTCCTTTTTGAGAATTGTAGATTAATTTTCCATCTCTGTTAGAAATTGTAGTATTAGATTGTTGTGCGATTTGTCCATTTCCGAGACTATCCAAAAGAATCTGCGATCCGTCTGCAAGTGTAAGTATTGCACCAGGAATTGCGGGAGAAATGTCTTTAATAGTTTCATCT comes from the Flavobacterium ardleyense genome and includes:
- a CDS encoding FecR family protein, with protein sequence MLQEKEFNELISRYISGEISSSEKARLLDLLDRDESLDSLDLLLRDNLAKAENNFATEAQTEKFINAINLKINTSQKSQEPKVIKMFGWKKLVVAASLILAVGVGTTFFINDDQPVQTQVVTTDETIKDISPAIPGAILTLADGSQILLDSLGNGQIAQQSNTTISNRDGKLIYNSQKGAATVYNTMSTPKAQRYNLQLADGTKVWLNASSSIKFPTAFSGASRQVSITGEAYFEVSPDKSRPFIVDVGGMQVEVLGTHFNVNSYNDEEVIRTTLLEGSVVVTQNIKSKKLYPGQQAVVNTIGDINLEKNVNLSQVMSWKNGLFYFENSSLQEVMRDISRWYDVDVVYKGDVPERNFEGEIQRNLKLSEVLRILELNKVKFKLEGRTVFISN